The Phormidium yuhuli AB48 DNA window AGCGAGGACTCACCCAGTTGGATATCTGTTCAATGACCTTAAGCCTTTCTTCTTTTCGTTGCAGGCCACTCAAGTCATTATGGTCAGGGTCATAGATGTAATACTCTTCCACCCCAAACTCATCGTAGAAATCCCGTTTCTGGCCCATCTCTTTGAGGGTGTTTCCGGGAGAGAGGATTTCAAAGACGACTTGCGGCGGGATGTTGTCTTCTTCCCATTGTTTATAAGATCCGCGATCGCCCTTGGGCCGTCCAAACACCACCATGGCATCTGGGGCGCGACGGAGGCGATTATTGCCCTCAACGGGATACCAGAGTAAGTCCCCAGCGACAAAGACCTCGGGGTCATCGGCAAAAATGAGGTCTAAGTTTTCCTTAATGATGACAATCCAGCGAAACTGAAGGGTATTGTCGGCCATGGGCTGTCCGTCGCTGTCGGGGTAATGGATGGTTTTAGGCTGGGACGTTTTTGGCTGTTGGGTTTGAGAAATCATGGCGTTTTCGACCTTGAGAGGACATTAACGGTCTAAAGGTTGTCGGGATTCACTCCGAGTTCCCGTAAGCGTTGGGCCAGGCGATCGGCTTTGGCTTCGATCGCATCTCGTTCGGCTTTAATTTCCTGAAATGTCTGAAAACGTGACCCATCCGGGCGATAAAGGGTTAATCCCTCCTCA harbors:
- a CDS encoding Uma2 family endonuclease; translation: MISQTQQPKTSQPKTIHYPDSDGQPMADNTLQFRWIVIIKENLDLIFADDPEVFVAGDLLWYPVEGNNRLRRAPDAMVVFGRPKGDRGSYKQWEEDNIPPQVVFEILSPGNTLKEMGQKRDFYDEFGVEEYYIYDPDHNDLSGLQRKEERLKVIEQISNWVSPRLGIRFDWTEEGLTLYRPDGSRFQTFQEIKAERDAAQAERDAAQAERDVAQAERDAVQAKADRLAQRLRELGVNPDNL